A window of the Thermoleophilia bacterium SCSIO 60948 genome harbors these coding sequences:
- a CDS encoding fumarylacetoacetate hydrolase family protein, with protein MRLGTAITPDETVPVLVTDAGLHPLEGRPSLLDWIAGPREELEDAAIAAQRAPHLHGARLTAPIRPPKIVAIGLNYQDHIREQGADAPERPLVFAKFPSCVIGDGDPIPIDPEVTGKVDWEVELGVVVGSPITRASEDEVMDSVFGYTVANDVTARDLQRSDRQWTRAKSLDGFCPLGPVVVTADAISQPQNLKLRTKVNGETMQDSSTSEMLFGIAKLLAYCSHGFSFEPGDLLLTGTPWGVGAYMDPRRFLAPGDEVEVEVEAIGSLTNPVVAVGD; from the coding sequence ATGCGCCTGGGCACCGCGATCACTCCCGACGAGACCGTGCCGGTCCTCGTCACCGACGCCGGGCTGCACCCGCTCGAGGGCCGGCCGAGCCTCCTCGACTGGATCGCCGGGCCGCGCGAGGAGCTCGAGGACGCCGCGATCGCGGCGCAGCGCGCGCCGCACCTGCACGGCGCCCGGCTGACCGCGCCGATCCGGCCGCCGAAGATCGTCGCGATCGGGCTGAACTACCAAGACCACATCCGCGAGCAGGGGGCCGATGCGCCCGAGCGCCCGCTCGTCTTCGCGAAGTTCCCGTCCTGCGTCATCGGCGACGGCGATCCGATCCCGATCGACCCCGAGGTCACCGGGAAGGTCGACTGGGAGGTCGAGCTCGGCGTCGTCGTCGGGAGTCCGATCACGCGGGCGAGCGAGGACGAGGTCATGGACTCGGTCTTCGGCTACACGGTCGCCAACGACGTCACCGCTCGCGACCTCCAGCGCTCGGACCGCCAGTGGACGCGCGCGAAGAGCCTCGACGGCTTCTGCCCGCTCGGACCCGTCGTCGTCACAGCCGACGCGATCTCTCAACCACAGAACCTGAAGCTGCGCACGAAGGTCAACGGCGAGACGATGCAGGACTCGTCGACCTCCGAGATGCTCTTCGGGATCGCGAAGCTCCTCGCCTACTGCTCGCACGGATTCAGCTTCGAGCCCGGCGACCTGCTGCTGACCGGCACGCCCTGGGGCGTCGGCGCGTACATGGATCCGCGTCGCTTCCTCGCGCCGGGGGACGAGGTCGAGGTCGAGGTCGAGGCGATCGGGTCGCTGACGAACCCGGTCGTCGCGGTCGGCGACTAG
- a CDS encoding threonine aldolase, translating to MESEATPGSEHATRVSDRAEPRGFASDNHAGAHPEVLAALNSANTGYASAYGDDAWTEAAREVFRDQLGPDAEAFFVFNGTAANVLSLEAVAPRSRQAVICAESAHLNVDEAGAPERHAGLKLLARPTPHGKLSVADIAHWDGNHGDVHRGQPIAVTITQSTELGTVYSLDEIRALADAAHERDMLLHIDGSRIGNAAASLGCTLRETTTDAGADVVSFGGTKSGMVFGEAVVFLRPGLSDLFEVGRKAGMQLASKMRFVAAQFEAMLGPSELWLLGATHANEMAGRLAAAVRDLDGLEITHPVEANAVFATLPQTAIDRLHSELGEHAFYVWDFDTREVRWMCSWETTAEDVDRFAERVAAALGQDG from the coding sequence ATCGAGAGCGAAGCGACGCCCGGCTCCGAGCACGCGACAAGGGTCTCCGACCGCGCCGAGCCGCGCGGGTTTGCATCCGACAATCACGCCGGCGCCCACCCCGAGGTCCTCGCCGCGCTCAACTCCGCCAACACCGGCTACGCCTCCGCCTACGGCGACGACGCCTGGACCGAGGCCGCGCGCGAGGTGTTCCGCGACCAGCTCGGCCCCGACGCCGAGGCGTTCTTCGTCTTCAACGGCACCGCCGCCAACGTGCTCTCGCTCGAGGCCGTCGCGCCACGCTCGCGCCAGGCGGTCATCTGCGCCGAGTCCGCGCACCTGAACGTCGACGAGGCTGGAGCGCCCGAGCGCCACGCCGGGCTCAAGCTGCTCGCCCGCCCGACCCCGCACGGCAAGCTCTCTGTCGCCGACATCGCGCACTGGGACGGCAACCACGGCGACGTCCACCGCGGCCAACCGATCGCGGTCACGATCACGCAGTCGACGGAGCTCGGAACGGTCTATTCGCTCGACGAGATCCGGGCCCTCGCCGACGCCGCGCACGAGCGCGACATGCTGCTCCACATCGACGGCTCGCGGATCGGTAACGCCGCGGCATCGCTCGGCTGCACGTTGCGCGAGACGACCACCGACGCCGGCGCCGACGTGGTCTCGTTCGGCGGCACGAAGAGCGGGATGGTCTTCGGCGAGGCCGTCGTGTTCCTGCGGCCCGGCCTGTCGGATCTGTTCGAGGTCGGCCGCAAGGCGGGGATGCAGCTCGCCTCGAAGATGCGCTTCGTCGCGGCCCAGTTCGAGGCGATGCTCGGGCCGTCGGAGCTCTGGCTGCTCGGCGCGACCCACGCCAACGAGATGGCGGGCCGGCTCGCCGCGGCCGTGCGCGACCTCGACGGGCTCGAGATCACGCACCCGGTCGAAGCCAACGCCGTGTTCGCGACGCTGCCTCAGACCGCGATCGACCGGCTCCACTCCGAGCTCGGCGAGCACGCGTTCTACGTCTGGGACTTCGACACCCGCGAGGTGCGCTGGATGTGCTCGTGGGAGACGACCGCCGAAGACGTCGACCGCTTCGCCGAGCGCGTCGCGGCGGCGCTCGGCCAGGACGGCTGA
- a CDS encoding FHA domain-containing protein, translating to MSELALYIKEGPHAGEEHLIDGDLVLGREASSVDVLIDDKGVSRRHASVMVEGATAVLRDLDSSNGTYVNGEMVDAPRRLRSGDVIQVGQTEIELRSGADTTRVIAPAAAASPTEIVTPPSNRPAPPPPAPPPAPIYTGGQDSRRPAEPVADDRGQIDDEENWPAVAAICVGALALGLLIVSFGALFPFSLAMGIGAIIAGRFGKRMVTSGRSTRFYGLARWGGRLGWWSVVLSIIALILLVVVARLLDIAGDNLGDLIDQAEQAIQDL from the coding sequence ATGTCGGAGCTCGCGCTCTACATAAAGGAAGGCCCGCACGCCGGCGAGGAGCACCTGATCGACGGCGATCTCGTGCTCGGACGCGAGGCGTCGAGCGTCGACGTGCTGATCGACGACAAGGGGGTCTCGCGCCGCCACGCCTCGGTCATGGTCGAGGGCGCGACCGCCGTCCTTCGCGATCTCGACTCGTCCAACGGCACCTACGTCAACGGCGAGATGGTCGACGCGCCGCGGCGCCTGCGATCGGGCGACGTGATCCAGGTCGGCCAGACCGAGATCGAGCTGCGCTCCGGCGCCGACACGACCCGCGTGATCGCACCGGCCGCCGCCGCCTCGCCGACCGAGATCGTCACCCCGCCCTCCAACCGCCCCGCTCCGCCGCCCCCCGCACCGCCGCCGGCCCCGATCTACACGGGTGGCCAGGACTCGCGCCGCCCGGCCGAGCCGGTCGCCGACGACCGCGGTCAGATCGACGACGAGGAGAACTGGCCGGCGGTCGCGGCGATCTGCGTCGGTGCGCTGGCGCTCGGCCTGCTGATCGTCTCGTTCGGCGCGCTGTTCCCGTTCTCGCTCGCGATGGGGATCGGGGCGATCATCGCCGGGCGCTTCGGCAAGCGGATGGTCACCAGCGGTCGCAGCACCCGCTTCTACGGGCTCGCGCGCTGGGGCGGGCGCCTCGGCTGGTGGTCGGTCGTGCTGAGCATCATCGCCCTGATCCTGCTCGTCGTCGTCGCGCGCCTGCTCGACATCGCCGGCGACAACCTCGGCGACCTGATCGATCAGGCCGAGCAGGCGATCCAGGACCTCTGA
- a CDS encoding endonuclease/exonuclease/phosphatase family protein — MGSAGVRDGARRFAALALAVVLWTAALACLATALLRVAGVDVGYPLTVLIAVTPYVGAAALLVGVVAFVARRRAPALLALAAFGLVAVAVVPRQVSGSSDVAGMEVRVLSLNLEFGRADPRAVIDLIERERPDVVSLQEIDAPAAEALERGGIDELLAHSERNVSAGAGGTAIWSTHPLEPLPGVAPAILDEPQARALIRLPGGARLDTTAVHVRPPVHASWTPRWIDGLAALPPASRQPTTFSLLAGDFNATLDHAQLRDVIDRGYVDAADADGAGLAPTWPVGSVYPPVTIDHLLVSERAGVSGYGTASVDGTDHRAVFATLTLPDTGAGD, encoded by the coding sequence ATGGGCTCTGCAGGCGTCCGAGATGGGGCGCGCAGGTTCGCCGCGCTCGCGCTCGCCGTCGTCCTCTGGACGGCGGCGCTGGCGTGCTTGGCGACCGCTCTGCTGCGAGTCGCGGGCGTCGACGTCGGCTATCCGCTGACCGTCCTGATCGCGGTTACGCCCTATGTCGGCGCCGCCGCGCTCCTCGTCGGAGTGGTCGCTTTCGTCGCGCGCCGGCGCGCGCCGGCGCTGCTCGCGCTGGCGGCGTTCGGGCTCGTCGCCGTCGCGGTGGTGCCGCGGCAGGTCTCGGGCTCGAGCGACGTCGCCGGGATGGAGGTCCGGGTCCTCAGCCTCAACCTCGAGTTCGGCCGCGCCGATCCGCGCGCGGTCATCGACCTGATCGAGCGCGAGCGGCCGGACGTGGTCTCGTTGCAGGAGATCGACGCGCCCGCGGCCGAGGCGCTCGAGCGCGGCGGCATCGACGAACTGCTCGCACACAGCGAGCGCAACGTCTCCGCCGGCGCCGGCGGGACCGCGATCTGGTCGACCCACCCGCTCGAGCCGCTGCCCGGAGTCGCGCCCGCGATCCTCGACGAGCCCCAGGCGCGCGCGCTCATTCGCCTACCGGGCGGCGCGCGGCTCGACACGACGGCCGTCCACGTCCGCCCACCCGTCCACGCCTCGTGGACCCCGCGCTGGATCGACGGCCTCGCCGCGCTGCCCCCGGCGAGCCGCCAGCCCACGACGTTCAGCCTGCTCGCCGGCGACTTCAACGCGACGCTCGACCACGCGCAGCTTCGCGACGTGATCGACCGCGGCTACGTCGACGCCGCCGACGCCGACGGCGCCGGCCTCGCGCCCACCTGGCCGGTCGGGTCGGTCTATCCGCCCGTCACTATCGACCACCTGCTCGTGAGCGAGCGGGCGGGCGTATCGGGCTACGGAACCGCGAGCGTCGACGGGACCGACCACCGCGCGGTGTTCGCGACCCTCACGTTGCCGGACACCGGCGCCGGGGACTGA
- a CDS encoding type IV toxin-antitoxin system AbiEi family antitoxin domain-containing protein, whose protein sequence is MKGQARSRLSPSALDARIESAARPQRGAVRRSQLLAAEVLPQSIDTRVRAGRLIVFARGIYVLASAPDREEAEAMAALLWAGDRSALSHLAAARLDALPIPDRLFAEPRFPIDVTAQGLRRARRRRVRVHSTKLASDETKGKGPLRLTRALRTIADLSPLMGAREVEQTVATCLRRGMFDREAISLHVERHPRTAGTAAMRPFPSSVPAMTRSEAEELLRALLSAAGEPPPRMNHRVEGREVDAFWPRERLVIEVQSRQWHGGEHALEADAEKAALLAALGYVVLPVTATQLIKSPASVTSCVIHALTRLRQGPAARGSDRG, encoded by the coding sequence GTGAAAGGTCAAGCTCGATCTCGGCTGAGCCCGTCCGCGCTCGACGCGCGGATCGAGTCGGCCGCGCGGCCGCAGCGCGGGGCGGTCCGGCGCAGCCAGCTGTTGGCCGCGGAGGTTCTGCCGCAGTCGATCGACACTCGGGTTCGGGCCGGCCGCCTGATCGTGTTCGCGCGCGGCATCTACGTCCTGGCGTCCGCCCCGGACCGTGAGGAAGCCGAGGCGATGGCTGCACTGCTCTGGGCCGGGGACCGGTCGGCGCTCAGCCACCTCGCCGCTGCGCGATTGGATGCTCTCCCGATCCCCGATCGGCTGTTCGCCGAACCGCGATTCCCGATCGACGTGACGGCTCAGGGTCTACGCAGGGCGAGGCGGCGCCGCGTCCGGGTCCATTCGACCAAGCTCGCCTCGGACGAGACCAAGGGCAAGGGGCCGCTGCGCCTGACCCGAGCCCTGCGGACGATCGCTGACCTCTCGCCGTTGATGGGCGCGCGGGAGGTCGAGCAGACCGTCGCCACGTGTCTGAGACGGGGGATGTTCGACCGCGAGGCGATCTCACTCCACGTCGAGCGCCACCCGCGCACCGCCGGCACGGCGGCGATGCGTCCCTTCCCATCGAGTGTCCCGGCGATGACTCGATCTGAGGCCGAGGAGTTGTTACGGGCGCTCCTGTCTGCCGCCGGAGAGCCGCCTCCGCGGATGAACCATCGAGTCGAGGGCAGGGAGGTCGATGCCTTCTGGCCGCGAGAGCGACTCGTGATCGAGGTCCAGAGCAGGCAGTGGCACGGCGGCGAGCACGCGCTCGAAGCCGACGCCGAGAAGGCCGCTCTGCTCGCCGCGCTCGGCTACGTGGTCCTCCCGGTGACCGCCACCCAGCTGATCAAGAGCCCCGCCTCCGTAACGAGCTGCGTGATCCACGCCCTCACGCGCCTTCGCCAGGGCCCGGCCGCGCGCGGTTCAGATCGAGGTTGA
- a CDS encoding SDR family NAD(P)-dependent oxidoreductase: MDALAGRTIVITGVGGGLGPAVAERFAAEGANLAVCDRTAELALAAVDGLGLPEERLMASEVDLLDADATRAWAGEIEARFGRADALLHLVGGWRGGDPLPTAPMEDYEWLHDLLVRTTQHVTRAFHDQLAASDHGRFAIVSSSQAAKPAGTNAAYGATKAAAEAWTLALADSFREADSAATANILVVNAIVTPKMREESPDKPFKTFTSTEDIADGLAYLCSDAAAKMNGQRLSLHR; encoded by the coding sequence GCGGGCAGGACGATCGTGATCACCGGTGTCGGCGGCGGCCTCGGCCCCGCGGTCGCCGAGCGCTTCGCCGCCGAGGGCGCCAACCTCGCGGTCTGCGATCGCACGGCCGAGCTCGCGCTCGCGGCCGTCGACGGACTCGGCCTGCCGGAGGAGCGGCTCATGGCGAGCGAGGTCGACCTGCTCGACGCCGACGCGACCCGCGCCTGGGCCGGCGAGATCGAGGCGCGCTTCGGGCGCGCCGACGCGCTGCTCCACCTCGTCGGCGGCTGGCGCGGCGGCGACCCGCTGCCGACCGCGCCGATGGAGGACTACGAGTGGCTCCACGACCTGCTCGTCCGCACGACCCAGCACGTCACGCGCGCCTTCCACGACCAGCTCGCCGCCAGCGATCACGGCCGCTTCGCGATCGTCTCCTCCTCCCAGGCGGCCAAGCCGGCCGGGACGAACGCCGCCTACGGCGCGACGAAGGCCGCCGCGGAGGCATGGACCCTCGCGCTCGCCGACTCCTTCCGCGAGGCCGACTCGGCCGCGACCGCGAACATCCTCGTCGTCAACGCGATCGTCACGCCGAAGATGCGCGAGGAGTCGCCCGACAAACCGTTCAAGACCTTCACCTCGACCGAGGACATCGCCGACGGGCTCGCCTACCTGTGCTCGGACGCGGCGGCGAAGATGAACGGCCAGCGACTCTCGCTCCACCGCTGA
- a CDS encoding multidrug efflux SMR transporter has product MPYLLLAIAIALEVFGSSLLKATEGLTRPLPTVAMLGAYALSIFLLTQVVRELEIGFTYAVWAGVGTVAIATIGVLALGEAATLAKFGGVLLVASGVVLLNLSGSH; this is encoded by the coding sequence ATGCCGTACCTGCTGCTCGCCATCGCCATCGCCCTCGAGGTCTTCGGAAGCAGCCTGCTCAAGGCGACCGAGGGGCTCACCCGGCCGTTGCCGACGGTCGCGATGCTCGGTGCCTACGCGCTGTCGATATTCCTGCTGACCCAGGTCGTCCGTGAGCTCGAGATCGGGTTCACCTATGCGGTGTGGGCGGGCGTCGGCACAGTGGCGATCGCGACGATCGGGGTGCTCGCGCTCGGCGAGGCGGCGACGCTCGCGAAGTTCGGCGGCGTCCTGCTCGTAGCCTCCGGCGTCGTGCTGCTCAACCTCTCGGGATCGCACTGA